In a genomic window of Cuculus canorus isolate bCucCan1 chromosome 4, bCucCan1.pri, whole genome shotgun sequence:
- the LOC128852139 gene encoding centromere protein H-like: MAPRPGGGRREAGREVPGRQRRERWRRSPAAAGRGRECSCGEVTEEDSVLNASQDLRRDIDEVKISLQNKAVVLQRTLLVNAIGHLGSQQEIYEKEQKSIDLRKQRFSLKQIGEQKWLQLPHLMKKQEEQESMTVSRSVKKLHDHLHEERELTTIIQTVFQIILMASNANWAEDLSLKEVVLKLETDAYLL; the protein is encoded by the exons ATGGCGCCTCGGCCGGGAGGCGGGAGGCGGGAGGCGGGACGGGAGGTGCCGGGGCGGCAGCGGCGGGAGAGATGGCGGAGGAGCCCCGCGGCCGCAGGTCGCGGTCGAGAATGTTCCTGTGGCGAAGTCACTGAAGAAGACTCTGTCTTGAATGCCTCACAAGATTTGCGGAGAGATATTGATGAAGTAAAAATCTCTCTCCAGAACAAGGCAGTAGTCTTGCAAAGGACCCTACTTGTGA atgccatcggCCACCTGGGCAGTCAACAGGAAATATATGAGAAGGAACAGAAGTCAATTGACTTGAGAAAGCAAAGATTCTCACTAAAACAAATCGGAGAACAGAAATGGCTGCAACTGCCTCACTTGATGAAAAAACAAGAGGAACAAGAAAGTATGACAGTGAGCAGAAGTGTGAAGAAGTTACATGATCACTTACatgaagaaagagaattaaCTACAATAATTCAAACTGTGTTCCAGATTATTTTAATGGCAAGCAATGCTAACTGGGCAGAAGATCTATCTTTAAAGGAAGTCGTTCTAAAGCTTGAAACAGATGCCTATCTTCTGTGA